The Dromaius novaehollandiae isolate bDroNov1 chromosome 32, bDroNov1.hap1, whole genome shotgun sequence genome includes a window with the following:
- the LOC135324534 gene encoding olfactory receptor 6B2-like: protein MEKGEWDNCTLPVEFHLLGMGNIPTLQTPLFLLSLIIYLVTVVGNILIVVVVMADQHLHTCMYFFLGNLSSLEICYSSTILPRLLASFLTGDRTISAHGCIVQFYFFAALACTECYLLAAMSYDRYLAICQPLLYAGLMTWKLCLQMAAWSWLMGFLICTVVTSFLLQLKFCGTKAIDHFFCDFTTLLDLACSDTRAVTIVSFILCVLDIVFPFLFTLASYVYIIAAILRIPSSMGRQKAFSTCSSHLTVVTLFYSTLIIVYLMPRTAPLRQLNKVFSFFYTVLTPLVNPLIYSLRNREVREALRKALRKALACTQSSQQLCTLL from the coding sequence ATGGAGAAAGGGGAATGGGACAACTGCACATTGCCAGTGGAGTTTCACCTGCTGGGAATGGGGAATATCCCCACTCTCCAGACACCGCTCTTCCTCCTCTCACTCATCATCTACTTGGTGACTGTGGTTGGGAACATCCTCATCGTTGTGGTGGTCATGGCAGACCAGCATTTGCATACCTGCATGTATTTCTTCCTGGGCAATCTGTCCTCCTTGGAGATCTGCTACAGCTCCACCATCCTGCCCCGATTGCTGGCCAGCTTCCTGACCGGGGACAGGACCATCTCTGCTCATGGCTGTATAGTACAGTTCTACTTTTTTGCTGCTTTAGCATGTACTGAGTGTTACCTGCTGGCAGCCATGTCTTATGATCGGTATCTGGCCATATGCCAGCCCCTGCTCTATGCAGGCCTCATGACCTGGAAGCTCTGTCTCCAGATGGCAGCTTGGTCTTGGCTAATGGGGTTCCTTATCTGCACAGTAGTCACTTCTTTCCTATTGCAGTTGAAGTTCTGTGGCACCAAGGCTATTGaccacttcttctgtgatttCACCACTTTGCTGGACCTTGCCTGCAGTGACACCCGTGCGGTTACAATAGTAAGTTTTATTCTGTGTGTCCTGGATATAGTTTTCCCCTTCCTGTTCACTCTGGCATCCTACGTGTACATCATAGCTGCCATCCTGAGGATCCCGTCAAGCATGGGCAGGCAGAAGgccttctccacctgctcctctcacctcactgTTGTCACTCTTTTCTATAGCACCCTCATCATTGTCTACCTGATGCCCAGAACAGCCCCTCTGAGGCAGCTCAACAAAGTGTTCTCCTTTTTCTATACAGTCCTCACACCCTTGGTcaatcccctcatctacagcctgcgGAACAGGGAGGTCAGGGAGGCCCTCAGAAAAGCACTCAGGAAAGCTCTGGCttgcacccagagctcacagcagtTGTGTACTCTTCTCTAA